DNA from Haloplanus sp. HW8-1:
CGAGCCTGAAACCGTCCTCCAGATGGAACTCAACGAGGTAAACACGTATTTCTCCGTACTGGAATCGATGGCCAGCGGGAACCGCAGTCGAAACGAGATCGCCCAGGGAGCCGGCATCGAGAGCACCAACACGTCGTACTACTTCGACCGGCTGGACACGCTCCAGATCATCGAGAAACACCATCCAGCACTCGCCGACCCGGCACGCAGCAAGCGGACGCGATACAAGATTCAGGATCCAGTGTTCCGGTTTTACTTCCGGTATCTCTACGGCCGCGGGGGGCAGTACGAACTTTACGGCGAGGACGCTTACGCGGATCTCATCGAACCGGAATTGCCCGACTTCGTCAGCGAAACGTTCGAATCGCTCTGTCACCAAGCGGTGCCGGCGCTCTATGCAGACTATCAGCTCACGCAGGTGCCACGCCAGTGGTGGTACAAGGGCCGAGAGGTGGATGTCGTCGCCCCAACTGATGAGTCAACGCTGATCGCTGGCGAAGCGAAATTTACCAGCACTCCTCTCGGCTATGACGTGCTTTCGAATCTCGAAGACGACGTGGAGCACATCGACTGGACACCCAATGGAGGTGATGAGCTGACATATGAATTCGCCCTGTTCAGCCGGTCTGGCTTCAAACGCTCCGTTGAGGAAGCTGCAGACGAGCGTGATGACCTCCGGCTCTTCGATCTCTCCGATATTGTTGCCATTCTCGAGAGTGAGTAAACTACCCCACCCTACTTCGCTCGGTCTGATGACCTCGCTTCGTTGCGGGTTCCGTCAGACGAGGTCTGACTACGTGCAGGCTGTGAGCCTGCACTGGGGCTTTCGCGTGGACTCCCGCTCTGGCCGGAATCCCCGGCAGGAGGCTCATACTCTCCATTTGCGTTCAACATCCCGCGATTCAAGCGCACGCCTACGGGTGCGCCTCCGCCGTCTCCAGTTTGGTTACGACGGAGATACCGCAGTCCGATGTTCTTGGCGGCGTTGTAGTCGGCGTGATTCTCGTAGCCACATTTCAGACACGTAAAGTCCTCGCCGTCGCGGTTGTCCGGGTGGGTGAATCCACAGTGTGAGCAACGGCGTGACGTATTCTCCGGGTCCACTTGCTCCACATCGATGCCGTGCACCTCGGCTTTGTATTCAACGTACTCGTACAACCGCTTGAAGGCCCACTTGTGCCCCCACGAGGCACCGGAGAGACGGTCGCGGATGCCCGTCAACTCCTCGAAGGCGATGACCAGACACCCGGTCTCGACGGCTTCTTCGATGATACCGTTCGCAATCCGGTGAAGCATCATCTTGAACCGTCCCGTCTCTTTGCGCCCGACTGCCTGTATGTTCTCGTGAGCGTGACGTGAGCCACACTGCTGGAGTGACCCACGGCGCTTTTCGTACTCGCGCCGCCAGTGGTCGAACTCGTGGCCGCTCCAGAAGGTGCCCGTCGACGTGACAGCGAGTTGGTTCACGCCGAGGTCAACGCCGAGGACTGTGCTGTGCCCGGTCGTTGCCTGCTTCGGCGTGTCGGACTCCATCTCCGTCTTTGTGCGAAGATGGAGGAACCACTCACCGTTCTTGTTGTGGAGTTCTGCGCTCGTCACTTCGTAGTCATCGTTGTCGAGATACCGGCTGTGAGGTGTGTCGCGGTCTGCATCGGGAAGGACGTACTCGATTTCGATACGTCCGTTTACAGTTGCCAGCGATACGTACTCGTCGTGGAACGTGGCACACCGCTTGTCGTACACGGCGGTTGGGTTCGAGAAGTGCGGCTTTCCCGCGTACTCGCCCTGTTTCCAGC
Protein-coding regions in this window:
- a CDS encoding ATP-binding protein; the encoded protein is MDQFVNRLDELDRLQALYESDAAELAIIYGRRQIGKSELVRQSIADRDDAVYYQAVQGTATTQLRRFVEAAATTYPDITAVKEEWEPLLTYLTDRDAIIVIDEFPYLIESNEGLPSVIQHLWDTAVDESQATLVLTGSAIGMIHTHVLDGGAPLYGRVSQTPNGRLELAQLPFRSIQEFVPTYDPEERVFVYGVFGGTPRYLSPLDPSQNLGENITRLLCDPDGPLHDEPETVLQMELNEVNTYFSVLESMASGNRSRNEIAQGAGIESTNTSYYFDRLDTLQIIEKHHPALADPARSKRTRYKIQDPVFRFYFRYLYGRGGQYELYGEDAYADLIEPELPDFVSETFESLCHQAVPALYADYQLTQVPRQWWYKGREVDVVAPTDESTLIAGEAKFTSTPLGYDVLSNLEDDVEHIDWTPNGGDELTYEFALFSRSGFKRSVEEAADERDDLRLFDLSDIVAILESE
- a CDS encoding RNA-guided endonuclease InsQ/TnpB family protein, whose translation is MEVRRTVPVKLDVDSDDAALLRKTVDEFLWAANHVVDHAWQGDYKTTSKAQLQEETYDEVRDQTRLHANLVQNARNKAADAVRGVVARWKQGEYAGKPHFSNPTAVYDKRCATFHDEYVSLATVNGRIEIEYVLPDADRDTPHSRYLDNDDYEVTSAELHNKNGEWFLHLRTKTEMESDTPKQATTGHSTVLGVDLGVNQLAVTSTGTFWSGHEFDHWRREYEKRRGSLQQCGSRHAHENIQAVGRKETGRFKMMLHRIANGIIEEAVETGCLVIAFEELTGIRDRLSGASWGHKWAFKRLYEYVEYKAEVHGIDVEQVDPENTSRRCSHCGFTHPDNRDGEDFTCLKCGYENHADYNAAKNIGLRYLRRNQTGDGGGAPVGVRLNRGMLNANGEYEPPAGDSGQSGSPRESPSAGSQPARSQTSSDGTRNEARSSDRAK